A window of Mycolicibacterium fluoranthenivorans contains these coding sequences:
- a CDS encoding ferritin-like domain-containing protein, which produces MSIADTTTLLAQLRTVLDLTNTEVQIAETRVAQARTEAVKRELTRNAANGRDRAAAIEQAIRDLGGYPDVIGPFLGRAAAAVKALTEQAEPFDEALLGDLALEDQLLDRSRYIKALAVAAKQPEVIALADRLITAHAATVEWLTTVLAEDALGGPAALRRTPLQAATGAAVKLANLPGLWTARSVDRALEVIRNFRPNVDQLIDRGAHAGELAGRVLSGSRDAALAAAEDITRGDGAEQAADALHALRSASGALDPAELPIADYDELPVAEAISAVKELTDPSDIRVIVAWEEAHKNRQRVVSAAQTRLAAIAQEVVGIS; this is translated from the coding sequence ATGTCTATCGCTGACACCACCACACTGCTTGCACAGCTACGCACCGTATTGGACCTGACCAACACCGAGGTCCAGATCGCCGAGACCAGGGTTGCCCAGGCCCGCACCGAGGCCGTCAAGCGTGAGCTGACTCGGAACGCCGCCAACGGCCGCGATCGCGCCGCAGCCATCGAACAGGCCATCCGTGACCTGGGCGGTTATCCCGATGTCATCGGCCCGTTCCTCGGTCGTGCCGCGGCCGCGGTCAAGGCGCTGACCGAGCAGGCCGAGCCGTTCGACGAGGCGCTGCTCGGCGACCTGGCTCTGGAGGACCAACTGCTCGACCGTTCGCGTTACATCAAGGCGCTGGCGGTGGCTGCCAAACAGCCCGAGGTCATCGCGCTGGCCGACCGGCTGATCACCGCGCACGCCGCGACGGTGGAGTGGTTGACGACGGTGCTGGCCGAGGATGCGCTGGGTGGTCCGGCCGCCCTTCGCCGCACGCCGCTGCAGGCGGCTACCGGCGCGGCGGTGAAATTGGCCAATCTGCCGGGGCTGTGGACCGCGCGCAGCGTGGACCGCGCGCTGGAGGTCATTCGCAACTTCCGCCCGAATGTCGATCAGCTGATCGACCGCGGCGCCCACGCAGGGGAGTTGGCCGGCCGGGTGCTGTCCGGTTCGCGTGATGCCGCACTGGCCGCTGCCGAGGACATCACCCGGGGTGACGGCGCCGAACAGGCCGCCGACGCGCTGCACGCGCTGCGCAGCGCGTCCGGGGCGCTGGATCCCGCCGAGCTGCCGATCGCCGACTACGACGAACTTCCGGTGGCCGAGGCAATCTCGGCCGTCAAGGAACTGACCGATCCCAGCGACATTCGGGTCATCGTGGCGTGGGAGGAAGCGCACAAGAACCGTCAGCGCGTCGTCTCGGCGGCGCAAACCAGGCTGGCCGCAATCGCACAAGAGGTTGTCGGGATCAGCTGA
- a CDS encoding NIPSNAP family protein, which produces MFQLRIYTLRSPEALQQYATVHWARHLATFPKFGIVIHGVWTEQVDGAHRLVALVRYPPDVDPKDLTGQIMTSPEFAADMAGFDFDDIVAVEATLLDPTSFSPLR; this is translated from the coding sequence ATGTTCCAACTCAGGATCTACACCCTGCGCTCGCCGGAAGCTCTGCAACAGTACGCGACGGTACATTGGGCCCGGCACCTGGCGACCTTCCCCAAGTTCGGGATCGTCATCCACGGCGTGTGGACTGAGCAGGTCGACGGTGCCCATCGTCTCGTCGCGCTGGTCCGATATCCGCCGGACGTCGATCCGAAAGACCTTACCGGCCAGATCATGACTAGCCCGGAATTCGCCGCCGATATGGCCGGCTTCGACTTCGATGACATCGTCGCAGTCGAAGCGACGCTGCTCGACCCGACCTCGTTCTCGCCGCTTCGCTGA
- a CDS encoding Stf0 family sulfotransferase, with protein MARYDAYLHRLKVTAAAKMIPAEDFADARYDETEETQTTDVMILLSTPRSGSTLLCELIRENHGYTAHEYFQPFQYMPLLADRWNCHSDGTIDGAAYIRALRRHRTHKNGWLGINLHGNHLPYFSSIERYLGDLRVHYVRLRREDQIAQAVSFEIAMQSRRWSNHFDSKAQAKYSFRRTLRMLEVIRNQNTVIQSFLAERRVPYRDLTYECLVARPEETLRSLPGIPPDHLLSVTPRLCRQANGQSEEWTRKFISDVLDDQFNADKDLGGLLQLRQRLKLRRLRVT; from the coding sequence TTGGCGAGATATGACGCCTATTTGCATCGTCTCAAAGTCACAGCCGCAGCGAAGATGATCCCGGCCGAGGACTTCGCGGATGCGCGTTATGACGAGACCGAAGAGACTCAGACGACGGACGTGATGATTCTGTTGAGTACCCCCCGGAGCGGAAGCACACTGCTCTGTGAGTTGATACGCGAGAATCACGGCTACACCGCGCACGAGTACTTTCAACCGTTTCAATATATGCCGCTGTTGGCCGATCGGTGGAACTGTCACAGCGACGGCACGATCGACGGTGCCGCATACATTCGTGCACTGCGGCGACACCGAACACACAAGAATGGCTGGCTCGGGATAAACCTGCACGGAAATCACCTGCCTTACTTCTCCAGTATTGAGCGATATCTCGGAGACCTTCGCGTTCATTATGTACGTCTTCGAAGAGAAGATCAGATAGCCCAAGCGGTGTCGTTCGAGATCGCGATGCAAAGTCGAAGATGGTCGAATCACTTTGACTCCAAAGCGCAGGCGAAGTATTCATTCCGGCGGACGTTGAGAATGCTGGAAGTAATCCGGAATCAAAACACCGTAATCCAGAGCTTTCTGGCCGAGCGTCGTGTGCCGTACCGAGACCTCACGTACGAGTGTCTGGTGGCCAGGCCGGAGGAGACGTTGCGCAGCCTCCCCGGGATCCCGCCAGACCATCTCCTCTCCGTGACGCCGAGACTTTGCCGGCAGGCGAATGGACAGTCTGAAGAGTGGACTCGGAAATTCATCAGTGATGTGTTGGACGACCAGTTCAACGCGGACAAGGACCTAGGTGGCCTGCTTCAGCTCCGTCAGCGATTGAAGCTGCGTCGGCTGCGGGTGACGTGA
- a CDS encoding serine hydrolase domain-containing protein, translated as MSASASRAPGLGPAGGDPDLIARVEPLLREAGLRDRASVVHVKDRQSTEAHFGAGPDTVYEIGSLAKTMTSLLFAEAVEAGELTAESTLGSLLDLRSSQVADVTLEELASHRSGLPRIAAGPRDRVAALLAVLRHRNPYTADAATLLAQARTARIAGRGSFSYSNLGTALLGEALAVRAGTGYPELLDRQLFGRLGMKRSSTPLSARDLPPGAPTGWSAGGKSEQAWTLNAYAPAGGVRSTPADMCRYAQALLDRRVPGLDALEPRWDADNGSRVGYAWFTNCIGGADVTWHNGRTGGFTSMLALDRCRAAAVVILANTAVAVDEIAIRILLDAI; from the coding sequence ATGAGCGCCTCAGCGTCGCGGGCACCGGGACTCGGGCCGGCCGGCGGCGACCCCGATCTGATTGCGCGGGTCGAACCGCTCCTACGGGAAGCCGGCCTTCGTGATCGCGCCAGTGTCGTCCATGTCAAGGACCGCCAGTCGACCGAGGCACATTTCGGCGCGGGGCCCGACACGGTCTACGAAATCGGATCTCTTGCGAAAACGATGACCTCGTTGCTCTTCGCCGAAGCCGTCGAGGCCGGTGAGTTGACAGCCGAGAGCACCCTCGGAAGCCTGCTCGATCTCCGCAGCAGTCAGGTCGCCGACGTGACACTCGAGGAACTGGCCAGTCACCGATCGGGGCTGCCGCGGATCGCCGCGGGCCCGAGGGATCGGGTGGCCGCCCTTCTCGCCGTCCTGCGGCACCGCAACCCGTACACCGCCGATGCCGCGACGCTGCTCGCACAAGCGCGCACGGCAAGAATCGCTGGGAGAGGCTCTTTTTCGTATTCCAACCTGGGTACCGCGCTACTGGGCGAGGCGCTCGCGGTCCGGGCCGGCACCGGGTACCCCGAATTGTTGGACCGTCAACTGTTCGGACGCCTCGGGATGAAGCGGTCGAGCACACCCCTGTCTGCTCGCGACCTGCCGCCTGGCGCACCGACGGGGTGGAGCGCCGGCGGCAAGAGTGAGCAGGCGTGGACGTTGAATGCGTACGCGCCTGCCGGGGGAGTGCGCTCAACCCCGGCCGATATGTGTCGGTACGCACAAGCCCTGCTTGACCGCAGGGTGCCGGGCCTCGACGCGCTCGAACCGCGTTGGGACGCGGATAACGGGAGCCGGGTGGGCTACGCGTGGTTCACCAATTGCATCGGCGGCGCGGACGTCACCTGGCACAACGGCAGAACGGGTGGCTTCACGAGCATGCTGGCTCTCGATCGGTGCCGCGCGGCGGCGGTGGTGATCCTGGCCAACACTGCTGTCGCCGTTGATGAGATTGCGATCCGCATTCTGCTCGACGCGATATGA
- a CDS encoding thiamine-binding protein: MLVAFSVSPAGGDEDGSVGVAVAEAVRVVRASGLPNETNAMFTNLEGEWDEVMAVVKQAVEAVAAASPRVSLVLKADIRPGHVGQLTAKVQRIEDALRE; this comes from the coding sequence ATGCTGGTGGCATTCAGTGTCAGCCCGGCGGGTGGTGATGAGGACGGCAGTGTCGGCGTGGCCGTCGCCGAAGCGGTCAGGGTGGTCCGGGCTTCGGGCCTTCCCAACGAGACCAACGCCATGTTCACCAACCTCGAAGGTGAGTGGGACGAGGTGATGGCGGTGGTCAAGCAAGCCGTGGAGGCCGTCGCGGCGGCCTCCCCCAGGGTGAGTCTGGTGTTGAAAGCGGACATCCGGCCCGGTCACGTGGGCCAGCTCACGGCGAAGGTACAACGCATCGAGGACGCGCTGCGCGAGTGA
- a CDS encoding type II toxin-antitoxin system VapC family toxin: MTTFVIDAQVAVDLAVGGATIPPEHSLAAPTLLRSQVLALVYHSVQHGEIDERTGRKVLDDIRAMRIRLLGDRSLQDQAWRIAATLNWPDAYRAEYIALTRLQADALATTDPELAAAASAFVTTVSPADILQS, encoded by the coding sequence ATGACAACGTTCGTCATCGATGCACAGGTGGCTGTCGACCTCGCCGTTGGCGGCGCAACCATTCCACCAGAGCACAGCCTGGCGGCTCCCACGCTACTGCGCTCGCAGGTGCTGGCTCTCGTGTACCACTCGGTGCAGCACGGCGAGATCGATGAGCGGACCGGCCGAAAGGTTCTCGACGATATCCGGGCAATGCGGATCCGGCTCCTTGGTGACCGATCACTGCAGGACCAGGCCTGGCGCATCGCCGCCACGCTGAACTGGCCGGACGCCTACCGGGCCGAGTACATCGCACTGACCCGGTTGCAGGCGGATGCACTGGCCACCACCGACCCCGAACTCGCGGCCGCGGCAAGCGCTTTCGTCACCACCGTGTCCCCTGCCGACATCCTGCAGTCTTAG
- a CDS encoding SRPBCC family protein, producing the protein MAKVDVSVSSDLTPDQAWKLASDLQRFEEWLTIFGGWHSPPPASIEAGTKVSSLIKVKGFRNTIHWRVTDYEEPQRIRLVGRGRGGVQIALAMTVADEQPGSTFHLVADLSGGLLGGPVGALVAAVLKSDVRRSVQNLAELR; encoded by the coding sequence ATGGCAAAAGTCGACGTGTCGGTGTCCTCGGATCTGACACCGGATCAGGCCTGGAAACTGGCCTCAGACCTACAGCGGTTCGAGGAGTGGCTGACGATCTTTGGCGGCTGGCACAGTCCACCGCCGGCTTCCATCGAGGCGGGTACCAAGGTGTCGTCGCTGATCAAGGTGAAGGGTTTCCGCAACACCATTCATTGGCGGGTCACCGATTACGAAGAACCGCAGCGAATTCGGCTTGTCGGTCGGGGACGTGGCGGGGTACAGATCGCGCTGGCAATGACGGTGGCCGATGAGCAGCCCGGATCGACGTTCCATCTGGTCGCAGACCTGTCCGGTGGACTTCTCGGTGGGCCGGTCGGCGCGCTGGTCGCCGCGGTGTTGAAGTCCGATGTCCGCCGGTCGGTGCAGAACCTCGCCGAACTGCGTTGA
- the pip gene encoding prolyl aminopeptidase, which yields MGDQASGAAVRQGWLDVGDGNQVFWEARGNVAGRTVLIVHGGPGGGRSRTAHRSFDPNAFQIVSFDQRGCGDSLPHAADPATDMRVNTTAHLLADMEQLREHLGVDRWLLYGGSWASTLILAYAQRHPQRVAGVILVGVTLTRPSEIDWLYGGLRRFLPQEWERFRAVVPTHLRDENLVEGYRQLMEHTDPDVRQHAAYEWCAWEDAAIAHEVRGRPGQYSARPDDDKLAFVRICTHFFAHHGWLDEGQLLRDAGRLAGIPGVLIHGRLDLSAPLHTAWEVAQAWPEAELVVIEDSGHTGSPAMREAIEHAIAGFADGGRYAHTW from the coding sequence GTGGGGGATCAGGCATCCGGCGCAGCGGTCCGTCAGGGGTGGCTCGATGTCGGCGACGGAAACCAGGTCTTCTGGGAGGCTCGGGGAAACGTAGCTGGGCGTACGGTGCTGATCGTGCACGGCGGTCCGGGTGGCGGCAGATCTCGCACCGCGCACCGATCGTTTGACCCGAACGCCTTTCAGATCGTGTCATTCGACCAACGTGGGTGCGGTGACAGCCTGCCCCACGCCGCCGATCCGGCGACCGATATGCGCGTCAACACCACCGCTCATCTGCTGGCCGACATGGAGCAACTGCGGGAACACCTCGGTGTGGATCGGTGGCTGCTCTACGGAGGATCGTGGGCTTCCACACTGATCCTGGCCTACGCCCAGCGCCACCCGCAGCGGGTGGCCGGCGTCATCCTCGTCGGTGTCACCCTGACACGACCGAGTGAAATCGACTGGCTCTATGGCGGTCTGCGTCGATTTCTGCCGCAGGAGTGGGAACGGTTCCGCGCCGTCGTTCCGACGCATCTGCGCGACGAGAATCTGGTCGAAGGCTATCGCCAACTGATGGAACACACCGACCCTGACGTGCGGCAGCACGCCGCATACGAATGGTGCGCCTGGGAGGACGCGGCGATCGCTCATGAGGTACGCGGCAGACCCGGGCAGTACAGCGCGCGGCCCGATGATGACAAGCTCGCCTTCGTACGGATCTGCACCCACTTTTTCGCCCATCACGGCTGGCTCGATGAGGGACAGTTGCTGCGCGATGCCGGCAGGCTGGCCGGCATTCCCGGTGTCCTCATCCACGGGCGCCTCGACCTGTCCGCGCCGCTGCACACCGCGTGGGAAGTCGCCCAAGCATGGCCGGAGGCTGAGCTGGTGGTGATCGAGGACTCCGGGCACACCGGCAGCCCCGCGATGAGAGAGGCGATCGAGCATGCGATCGCAGGGTTTGCCGACGGTGGGCGTTACGCGCATACGTGGTGA
- a CDS encoding NAD(P)H-quinone oxidoreductase has product MSSAIVFDQPGPPAVLQWRDVPPLLPRAHEVVIGVEAAGVNNADLMQRRGHYPVPAWAPRPLGLECAGTITAVGTDVARWSVGDRVCALLDGGGYADEVAVPATQVMPIPRGLTVVQAAAVPEVAATVYSNLAMTAGLTEGQTVLIHGAGGGIGTFAIQWATAIGAHVITTAGSDAKVRIGLELGAHTAINYRDHDFVSATLKATNGRGVDAILDVVGSDYLARNLECLAADGHLVIIGGSTTPTLLDIGLLMSKRASVTATMLRARPIHQKADIIAGVTRDVLPLFESGTVRVVVDTIVPMAEAARAHQLLESKQTVGKVILDNRGRRQL; this is encoded by the coding sequence ATGAGCTCTGCCATCGTCTTCGACCAGCCCGGCCCGCCCGCTGTTCTGCAGTGGCGGGATGTACCACCGTTGCTTCCCCGCGCCCACGAAGTGGTGATCGGTGTCGAGGCGGCGGGGGTCAACAACGCCGACCTCATGCAGCGCCGCGGGCACTATCCCGTCCCGGCATGGGCGCCGCGCCCGCTGGGGCTGGAATGCGCCGGCACGATCACCGCCGTCGGAACCGACGTCGCCAGGTGGTCGGTCGGGGATCGCGTGTGCGCGCTCCTGGACGGCGGCGGTTACGCGGACGAGGTGGCGGTCCCGGCCACCCAGGTCATGCCGATCCCGCGCGGTTTGACCGTGGTGCAAGCCGCGGCCGTGCCCGAGGTCGCCGCCACCGTGTATTCCAACCTCGCGATGACCGCAGGACTCACCGAAGGCCAGACCGTGCTGATCCACGGAGCAGGCGGCGGTATCGGCACCTTCGCCATCCAATGGGCCACCGCAATCGGGGCACATGTCATCACGACTGCCGGCAGCGATGCCAAGGTCCGTATCGGCTTGGAGCTCGGCGCCCATACCGCGATCAACTACCGCGACCACGACTTCGTGTCCGCCACCCTGAAAGCGACCAACGGCCGCGGGGTCGACGCGATCCTCGACGTCGTGGGTTCGGACTACCTCGCCCGCAATCTCGAATGCCTGGCCGCGGACGGCCATTTGGTGATCATCGGCGGCTCGACCACACCGACGCTGCTGGACATCGGACTGCTGATGTCCAAACGCGCCAGTGTCACCGCCACCATGCTGCGAGCTCGCCCGATTCATCAGAAGGCCGACATCATCGCCGGGGTGACCCGCGATGTCCTGCCCCTGTTCGAGAGCGGCACCGTCCGGGTGGTCGTCGACACCATCGTTCCCATGGCCGAGGCAGCGCGGGCACACCAACTCCTGGAGTCCAAGCAGACAGTGGGCAAGGTCATCCTCGACAACCGGGGCCGTCGGCAGCTGTGA
- a CDS encoding class I SAM-dependent methyltransferase gives MTQPGYDALAARYAAMFPGPYQSPIEHHAVAAFVDDIRAAGVVIDVGCGIGHVTDDLTRRGLDVIGCDPSPAMLAIARRTYPHLRFVEDDAALTRVHGPVAAIIARFSLIHIPPDLLPGILRLWARRLTSGAPVLIATQSSDMPGPATSFDHAVAPAWRWHPDELSRVLTEGGFGEQWRMVSRPDDVHRFPQVHLLARRNGG, from the coding sequence ATGACACAACCGGGATACGACGCGCTTGCCGCACGCTATGCGGCGATGTTTCCCGGTCCCTATCAGTCACCGATCGAGCACCATGCGGTGGCGGCCTTCGTGGACGATATTCGCGCCGCGGGCGTCGTCATCGACGTGGGATGCGGAATCGGACATGTCACCGACGACCTCACACGTCGCGGCCTCGACGTGATCGGCTGCGATCCCAGCCCCGCGATGCTGGCCATCGCCCGCCGGACCTACCCTCATCTCAGGTTCGTCGAGGACGACGCGGCCCTCACCCGGGTGCACGGACCCGTCGCGGCGATCATCGCTCGGTTCAGCCTGATCCACATTCCACCCGATCTGCTGCCCGGGATCCTCCGGCTGTGGGCCCGCCGGCTCACTTCCGGCGCACCCGTGCTGATCGCAACCCAGTCTTCCGACATGCCCGGTCCCGCAACATCTTTCGATCACGCCGTGGCCCCCGCGTGGCGCTGGCATCCAGATGAACTCAGCAGGGTACTCACCGAAGGGGGCTTCGGCGAACAGTGGCGGATGGTCAGTCGGCCCGACGACGTGCACCGCTTCCCCCAAGTCCACCTGCTTGCCCGCCGCAATGGGGGCTAG
- a CDS encoding flavodoxin family protein: MKSLLICVSVSNGNTRRVADRMAEVLGAEVLEPESVDVETLRDYDLVGFGSGIYFMAVHPRLWRLIRRLPRGNGIHAFTFITSGGRELPLLGYRRAVHRRLTAKGFEVLDSFSCRGLDTVGPLRWVGGVNKGRPNDADLDRAAAFAAQLRERVAQSPRAR; encoded by the coding sequence ATGAAATCGCTACTCATCTGCGTTTCGGTCTCCAACGGCAACACTCGGCGGGTAGCAGACCGAATGGCCGAGGTACTCGGGGCTGAAGTCCTTGAGCCCGAATCGGTTGACGTTGAGACCCTCCGAGACTACGACCTCGTCGGGTTCGGGTCTGGCATCTACTTCATGGCGGTACATCCCAGGCTGTGGAGGTTGATCCGACGACTGCCGCGCGGCAACGGCATCCACGCATTCACGTTCATCACCAGCGGTGGACGTGAACTTCCGCTTCTGGGTTACCGCCGAGCGGTGCATCGTCGGCTCACCGCGAAGGGTTTTGAGGTACTTGATTCGTTCTCGTGCCGCGGTCTGGATACGGTCGGACCGCTGCGGTGGGTCGGCGGTGTCAACAAGGGCCGGCCCAACGACGCCGACCTCGACCGGGCAGCGGCTTTCGCGGCGCAGCTCCGCGAGCGGGTGGCGCAGTCGCCGAGGGCGCGGTGA
- a CDS encoding PPOX class F420-dependent oxidoreductase, with translation MVAIPEGYESLLERPLYGHLATVRPDGAPQVNAMWFSWDGELLRFTHTTKRQKYRNITANPAVAMSIIDPDNPYRYLEVRGVVEEIVPDPTGSFYLELNDRYDGPLTEPPADKADRVILVVRPTAFSKQ, from the coding sequence ATGGTCGCCATTCCCGAGGGTTATGAGTCACTTCTGGAACGCCCGCTGTACGGACACCTCGCCACCGTTCGTCCCGACGGCGCGCCCCAGGTCAACGCGATGTGGTTCAGCTGGGACGGCGAACTGTTGCGTTTCACCCACACCACCAAACGGCAGAAATATCGCAACATCACCGCCAATCCCGCGGTGGCGATGTCGATCATCGACCCCGACAACCCCTACCGTTACCTCGAGGTGCGTGGCGTCGTCGAAGAGATCGTGCCCGACCCGACCGGTTCGTTCTACCTCGAACTCAACGACCGGTATGACGGGCCGTTGACCGAACCGCCCGCCGACAAGGCCGACCGCGTGATCCTGGTGGTGCGCCCGACCGCCTTCAGCAAGCAGTAG
- a CDS encoding MBL fold metallo-hydrolase encodes MSLDNISRTGVVGELVPSRYAVGVGDIEVLVISDGVLPITASTLATNVESTELATWLDDNFLPPEVVDWPLNVVVVRSGDRTILVDAGLGLEFPDFPRAGQTVQRLEAAGVDLASVTDVVLTHMHMDHVGGLLTQGLKERLRPDLRVHAATAEAEFWAAPDFSHTVMPTPIPDVLRRVATQFLDEYHGRLRTFETEYEVAPGVLISRTGGHTPGHSVVRLESRGDKLTFAGDAVFAPGFDNPEWQNGFEHDPQEAARVRIQLLRELAATGESLVATHLPFPSVCHVAVAGDAFRCVPATWDF; translated from the coding sequence ATGAGCTTGGACAACATTTCCCGCACCGGTGTCGTGGGCGAGTTGGTCCCGTCGCGCTACGCGGTCGGCGTCGGCGATATCGAGGTGCTGGTGATCAGCGATGGCGTACTGCCGATCACTGCCTCGACGTTGGCCACCAATGTGGAATCAACAGAACTCGCCACCTGGCTGGACGACAATTTCCTGCCGCCCGAGGTGGTCGACTGGCCGCTGAACGTCGTCGTGGTGCGCAGCGGCGACCGGACCATCCTCGTCGACGCCGGGCTGGGACTGGAGTTCCCGGACTTCCCCCGGGCCGGGCAGACGGTGCAACGACTGGAGGCCGCCGGTGTCGATCTCGCCTCCGTGACCGACGTGGTACTCACCCATATGCACATGGACCACGTCGGAGGGCTGCTCACCCAGGGACTGAAAGAACGGCTGCGTCCGGACCTGCGCGTGCACGCTGCCACCGCCGAGGCCGAGTTCTGGGCGGCTCCCGACTTCTCGCACACCGTCATGCCGACGCCCATACCCGATGTGCTTCGCCGGGTCGCCACGCAGTTCCTGGACGAATACCACGGCCGGCTGCGCACGTTCGAGACGGAGTACGAAGTAGCGCCGGGAGTGCTCATCAGCCGCACCGGCGGCCACACCCCCGGACACAGTGTGGTCCGCCTGGAGTCACGTGGGGACAAGCTGACGTTCGCCGGCGATGCCGTGTTCGCGCCCGGGTTCGACAATCCGGAGTGGCAGAACGGTTTTGAGCACGACCCACAAGAGGCCGCCCGCGTTCGGATCCAGCTGCTACGGGAGTTGGCAGCGACCGGCGAGTCGCTGGTGGCCACCCACCTTCCCTTTCCCTCGGTCTGCCACGTCGCCGTCGCCGGCGACGCCTTCCGCTGCGTACCGGCAACCTGGGACTTCTGA
- a CDS encoding DUF1203 domain-containing protein, translating to MPSPSFLIHPIAGSLLDHVRESARDAWGTPVEELTDAPGSPLRCCLRNSRPGERLILFGYAPPIPGGPSPYQEVGAVFAHAESCDGPPQWTTYPDEWLHRPQILRAYDSRGWIHPATTMHDGNEAETALREVLSAPGVVEAHSRNITYGCFMFAASLAGLDE from the coding sequence ATGCCATCTCCGTCGTTTCTCATCCATCCCATCGCGGGTTCCCTCCTCGATCACGTCCGTGAATCCGCTCGCGACGCGTGGGGTACTCCCGTCGAAGAACTGACCGACGCGCCGGGCAGCCCGCTTCGCTGTTGCCTGCGCAACTCGCGGCCGGGTGAACGACTGATCCTGTTCGGCTACGCGCCCCCGATACCGGGAGGGCCAAGCCCCTATCAGGAAGTCGGTGCGGTATTCGCCCACGCCGAGTCGTGCGACGGCCCACCGCAGTGGACCACCTATCCCGACGAATGGCTGCACCGTCCGCAAATCCTGCGCGCATATGACTCTCGCGGCTGGATCCACCCCGCCACCACCATGCACGACGGCAACGAAGCAGAAACAGCGCTTCGCGAGGTTCTGTCAGCACCCGGGGTTGTCGAGGCACACAGCCGCAACATCACCTATGGCTGCTTCATGTTCGCCGCTTCACTTGCGGGGCTCGACGAGTGA
- a CDS encoding haloacid dehalogenase type II, with product MRFRAYLFDVQGTLLDFFGPVSRAVKNFLDANQITTVDAGEFTRDWRTNYFHRVRTLSQSVDQWHPVQREYAAGFGEVCVSHGLAEPTWAAAESVASSWQRLEPWPDARAGMARLRRDAITATLSNTDMSTMVSLFKNLAIDIDAVLTAELVGAFKPDPRTYLRALQYLGVQPHETAMVACHPYDLDAAASLGLGTVFLSRPHEYGDPHFAHEMTAGSVDQVVRAVGDIR from the coding sequence GTGCGGTTCCGCGCTTACCTTTTCGATGTACAAGGCACCCTGCTGGATTTCTTCGGGCCCGTGAGCCGTGCCGTCAAGAACTTCCTGGACGCGAATCAGATCACCACGGTGGATGCGGGTGAATTCACCCGGGACTGGCGGACAAACTACTTCCACCGGGTGAGAACTCTGTCGCAGTCCGTCGACCAGTGGCATCCGGTGCAACGCGAGTACGCCGCCGGGTTCGGCGAGGTCTGCGTCAGTCACGGACTGGCCGAGCCGACCTGGGCCGCTGCGGAATCGGTCGCGTCGAGCTGGCAGCGGCTTGAGCCCTGGCCCGACGCGCGGGCCGGAATGGCGCGTCTGCGCCGCGATGCGATCACCGCGACGTTGTCGAATACCGATATGAGCACCATGGTCTCGCTGTTCAAGAACCTGGCGATCGACATCGATGCGGTCTTGACCGCTGAGCTGGTCGGCGCGTTCAAACCCGACCCGAGGACCTATCTGCGGGCGTTGCAGTACCTCGGCGTGCAGCCCCACGAAACGGCGATGGTTGCCTGTCACCCCTATGACTTGGACGCGGCAGCCTCGCTTGGGTTGGGCACCGTCTTCCTGAGCCGTCCCCACGAGTACGGCGATCCGCACTTCGCTCACGAGATGACTGCCGGGAGTGTCGACCAGGTCGTCCGCGCCGTCGGCGATATCCGGTGA